A window from Mangifera indica cultivar Alphonso chromosome 2, CATAS_Mindica_2.1, whole genome shotgun sequence encodes these proteins:
- the LOC123199941 gene encoding xyloglucan endotransglucosylase/hydrolase protein 9-like, with protein MSSDGPNHNEFDFEFLGNTTGEPHLVQTNLHMNGVGNRKQRVDLWFVPTKDSYTNSCQGNESWMTFTCPLGPIQFYRETCILCNVSFNHRGLSQYHTCQTPPSSFMIPMTPLVTGIYDG; from the exons ATGTCATCAGACGGTCCAAATCAtaatgagtttgattttgagttcCTGGGGAACACTACAGGTGAACCTCACCTTGTCCAAACCAATCTGCATATGAATGGCGTAGGTAACAGGAAGCAGAGGGTGGACCTGTGGTTCGTCCCCACCAAGGACTCTTACACTAATTCTTGCCAGGGGAACGAATCTTGGATGACTTTTACATGCCCCTTGGGTCCCATTCAGTTCTACAGAGAAACATGTATACTCTGTAATGTCTCCTTCAATCACCGTGGCTTATCGCAATACCATACATGTCAGACCCCACCCAGTTCCTTTATGATTCCAATGACTCCTCTGGTTACAGGG ATTTATGATGGATGA